TGTGGCTAAAGACACAAAGGCAGGCTACGAAAAGTGGGCCATGCGCAAACGGTTTGACTATGCCACCGTCTCTGCGGCCGCGGCCCTTTCCATGTCCGGCAAGAAATGCACTGCAGCACGGATCGCTCTGGGTGGTGTCACGTTGCCCACGCGCATACCGAAAAGGGCGCAAGATATGCTCAAAGGCCAGACCGTGACGGATGCGCTTATCGAGCAGGTGGCAGAAGCGGCGGCAAAAGAGGCACACGTGGGAGCAGATGTCTATTTCACCGCGGACTACAAGAAGGAATTGGTCAAAGTAATGGTCCGCAGGGCCATCAAAAAGGCCCTGTCCTGAATGGAGGTTGCTGCTATGAAACAGGAGATGACGTTTATGGTGAATGGCGATCAGTACAGCGTTCAGGTGGACACGCGGAGGACCTTGCTCGAAGTCTTGCGTGAGACGCTCGGACTCACCGGTACAAAGGAGATGTGCAACAAAGGAGATTGCGGCGGCTGCACGGTTATCATGGACGGCAAGCCGATTCTCTCGTGTCTGACGTTGGCTATCGAAGCGCAGGGAAAGGATATCGTGACGATCGAGGGACTGGCCAACGGGTTCAAGCTCCATCCGATCCAGCAGGCCTTCGTGGATAAAGGGGCCATACAATGCGGGTTCTGCACCCCGGGATTCATCATGTCGGCGAAAGCCCTGCTCGACAGAAATCCAAAACCGACGGAAGATGAGATCAAGGAAGCGATTGGCAACCACATCTGCCGCTGCACAGGGTATGTCCAGATCGTTGAATCGATTCAGGCCGCGGCAAAGGCGATGGGAGGTGCAAAGTGAGCAGAGAAACACTCATTGGAAAAAGTGCGCCCAGGATCGGCTCCGAGGAGAAGGCGCTGGGACTGGCAAAGTATACAACTGACATTGTGTTGCCCGGCATGCTCTACGGCAAGGTCCTCCGGAGTCCCCATGCCCATGCGAAAATCGTCAACATCGACACGAGCAAGGCGGAGCATATCAGGGGCGTGAAGGCCGTGGTGACGGGCATCAA
This genomic stretch from Syntrophorhabdaceae bacterium harbors:
- a CDS encoding (2Fe-2S)-binding protein, which codes for MKQEMTFMVNGDQYSVQVDTRRTLLEVLRETLGLTGTKEMCNKGDCGGCTVIMDGKPILSCLTLAIEAQGKDIVTIEGLANGFKLHPIQQAFVDKGAIQCGFCTPGFIMSAKALLDRNPKPTEDEIKEAIGNHICRCTGYVQIVESIQAAAKAMGGAK